The following nucleotide sequence is from Zea mays cultivar B73 chromosome 1, Zm-B73-REFERENCE-NAM-5.0, whole genome shotgun sequence.
ACAACAGAAAGTGCGGCCTAAGTTCATTTAGTGTACTTTGTTAACAATTTGGAAAGTTACTGCTTCAAGTTGCAGGGCAAGGAAAAGATATTTTATGAAGTGTTCAACTTGATTTGTGCTGGAAATCAATTACACTATATAACATAATAGGATAAACTAGTAGATATATATTCCATGATTCGATCATATATAGGTATTTTCCAATTATGCTATACTGATTACTGAATACCTATTCGAAATCATTTTTTGTTTAACTACATGCTCCCTTCATTCCAAACTATACGTCATTCCAACTTTCGTAGAGAGCCAAGGCTTCTCAAGTTTGACAAAAAAAAATACAGACAGTTACAATGGTTTATGACATCAAATAGGTATACTATGAAAATATGATTAATGAAGAATTTAATGATAGTTATTAGGCATCATAACtgttattattttattatataaatttgGTTAAACTTGAGATGCTTTGACTCTCAAAGAGAGTTGGAATGACATAATTTGGGAAGGATGGAGTAGTATAGTATAGTGAATGAAAAGCATTCCTGCCAATACAATTATTAAGGCACTCAATATGCTAGATTTAAAAATATGTGCCACTCACTCCAATGTTCTACTTTGTTGAACTGTGCAGACAAGTCAAATAGTCAATTTAGGCTATTCCCAGTGCACGGTATCATACTCATTTAATACATGTCAAGTAGGATAGAAAGATGATGCAGCATTTGAGTAAAGAGAAAAAAGAATAAAGTAGTATCTTGAGGGAGATAGCACTCTAGCACCAGATCATAACCATTGAGACCTGATACCTGAACCATGTAAGTGACCCACAATTCATACTCTCATATACATCTAGCATTTAATTGTCTTGTGGGGACTATGAAACAAGGACATGATACTATGCATTGGGATAACTATGTCTTCTATAGTAAGACATGAGTACATGATATAACAAATTTGGATATTGTGACAAGAAACAATGGGATGGAAATAGCCTTAGTTTCATGGTGCAAATTATAAGGAATGCTGAACGCAGTGTTCAGTTCAGTGCGATTCACAATGCATGACAATCCATACCAGTCATTTCTTCAAGCTAGTAGCATTACTGTGGTTGGTAGAAAAGCATGCTCACTAAGTTAGCCTGGACATTTACCTTGAGGTGTGCATTGTGGCGCTTGCCGGCCCTCCACCTGCGGACCTGTCCGTCTTTCATGGTTCTGAATCTGAACTTCATGGACCTAGCAATAAAAGCATAAAATCAGCTGCCTGAGGTGCCCGCCGAGAAGGTAAGAAGGGCAATGGAAAAGAATGGAGGCGATTACGAGGGGGCCTTCATCTTGTATTTCTTGACTTTGGATTTAGTGGGCGTGAGCGGAGCGCGCGACCTCTCCTTCTTGGCGTAGTGCCGCACTTGCTGATGATGCGCCGACTGCGCGACACGGCCCACGCAGGCAATCATCATTAAGGCGGTGGAAATTCAATGAGACGAGACAATACGAAAACTCACCGGAGGGCGGAAGGAAGAAGCGATGACCAGGTGGAAGAATCCCTGGAGAGAGTGGTGCCTGCGACAGGACAAGGAGAAAGGGACGGTAAAGGAGGGAGATTTGGGCATCAGGGGTGCCGGCAGCGGGCGGGCATGGGATGCTATGGCGGAGGTGGAGGACGAGAGGACGCAGCGGGCGAGGCCGCCGGCGGCGCACCACCACCGCCGCATTGATCTGCACCTCTCTGACTCAGTTTtctgtttgtgtgtgtgtgtgtttggcgGGCCTAGGGTTCCTCCATTTCGTTATGCGGTTCATCCATTCTTTCCGATGGAGCCCACCAAACTTTGAGCTCAAGGGCCTGTTTCATTTGGTTCGGCCCGATTGTCTCACCCCAGCCTAGACCCGCCACCGCAAAGGATATTTACTGTTTTTTTTCAACTTACTagttgtgtgcccgtgcgttgcaacgggaacatataataccattgaTAGCTTATGTACGTTGGGATGAGCATCGACATATATCTGACCGGATCTTCTTCTTCCTTGGGGATCTGGAGAAAAGCATGTTCGGAAACCAAACATGTTAAGACCTGATCATGTGCTACCCTTGTGTCTCTGATCATCATTAGCACATTGTTCGACGCTTGTATGAGTCTTGTTAATTTGCATGACTTGTGCATAGTCTCTCAACCATTAATTCATTATGGTATACAGAATTCGTGTGAGTTGTGACAAACATTATCAAATTCATATAAATTATTTTAAAGAATCAATATAGAGTTTTATATGATAGAGAAATACATGTGGATTAAAAAATGCTAAACAAAAGATCTAAAATATAACAGTTCGATCAAGTTGCATAAGATGTACAATTCTCCAATTGCTTCTGCATTTGCAAGTCCACCTTTCTATGTTATCTTTGCTATTTCTGACTTAATAGAATCCAAATAGTATTGAACACTAAGAAAACTACAAAATGAGATGGAGTTGTGTTGACTGAAAAACATATGTATGTAGCATTTGGAATAAAAAAATACACTTAAAGTATTCAAGTACCAGATAATGCCAGACAAGGGATTAATTCCACAGAGCAAAGTACAAAATCCATGACAAGATATTTCATAATAGATTTAAAAAGGAAGGCTTTTGCTTAAAATATGAGGCCTTAATCTCAAAATGTGTATATGTGATATTGAACGGGTCACCACCAATGCCTACACAAGTTGACTGCCCCAAACCTACAGCTGTTGTTTGAAATACTCGTCAACAGAAATCAGACATGCATTAACCAAACATAGTTAGGTGCTCGTGCGTTGCCACGACTCACAAATTATTAATCTTTATTTTTGCATAATTTTAGATTTTTACCGTTTAAAtgtgggagaggagagagaggtgaATGGAATAGTAAAGAGAAGATTTATAAGAAATAGGGATCTGCACCAAGAACATAAACACAAATTAATTAGCATATTCTTGCCCCCTCAAGTTAAAATCATGCATCAATAGTACGACAACAATATAAATCTGGTGTGCATACTACAGAACAGGAATGTAGGCATTACCTTAATTAAAAAAGTAATGTGCTAGTATTAGTAGTACCTTCTAGGGTTGAGTCTTCCTCAACACCCTTGTATGCCCAGTGGCATGATGCAATGATGTTCTCAGACGCATATCTTGCGATATTTATTTATAACCAGTCAAAAACTCAGAGAGTAATCTTACTTTACGAAGGATTTGAAACATAAAGAAAATTATGAAAATTACTGTATTAATCAACGAAAAAACACTCGATGCAACAACATACAAAGATCAATTAAATGCCCAATCACAAAAAATCTGAATGTGAAGCAAAGCATATATACATATCTGGACATACAGTCTGGTTCTTGCCGCATGCTTCCCAGCTGGATACTTCTCCGACCATTCTCTGTGCTACCGAGCGAATAAAGGTCTGAATAATTAACATTTagcttctctctttctctctatcTATAGAAAACTCTTATCCTAGTTCCATATCATTATGTTTTTCTTCAGTGTGTCGATGTAACCGGCTACGCTGTCTCCATAGAAGTCGTCTTTAGTCGGCTAGATGATGCTGGCGTTCCAAACCGGGCAATTAGTGAACAAAACAGAGCATGCCCTAGCATCCAGGTTCCTATAGATTTCAAGATCATGACTGATGATGTCCAGTATTTGACGTACGTACATAGTGTAAAACAGACTTCCTTTACCAGTGGAAGTCGACGTTGTTCCCTCCTTTGTCGGAGTGAAGTGGCTATGGAGTACAGGTAGTAGTTGTGTTAGCAGTCAGTAGCATGAGCGATCAGCCACATTGTTGATCTGATCAAACACACCAAATAGAGCACATCAAACCTTGCTTGCGGTTTGTACTACCTAGTGTATGTCTCTGATGAAGTGCGAGAGGAACATGAGCGCTTGTGTTATATTATCTGCACTGCAGAAAAGCAACGTTCATGATTGTTAATGACAAATTGTCCAAAACTTTGCAGAATTGGAGCATGCACATACGAGTAGCAGAGTagcgacattacattatgggggaGAAGATCTCCCATAGGTGGGGAGCTGGGAGGTATAATTGTTGATGGCGCCCACGACGCACAGGCCCTTGACACCATCCTTGTCCTTGTAGTCCCCTGACGAAACAGAAAAAATGACGCATGATGACCATGAGCACAAGATTGCGTGTCAGATTCATCTTGGAACGAGGGGCGTGGTCGCTTACCGTCGTAGTTGTAGGTGCAGAGGAAGTAAGAAGAATTCGTTAATTACTGTTATAGAGAATAAAATGAAGTAGATGGCTTAATCTAGGCTGTCGAATGTCATTATCATAAGGCATATCCACTATGCTGCAAGCCTGGAACCTTTTATTCACGTAAAGTAAGCATGTGATGTGAACTCCGTCATGCTAGCTTCATACAAGTTACACACACTCGAAGAAGTTGCCAGGAAACCAACATTTTTGTCTCTTGTATCTAGTCTTGCATTGGGGGCAGCATTGGTTCCCCTCGCGCTCATACTCATAGCATGGGCGGCAGACAGGG
It contains:
- the LOC100283274 gene encoding ribosomal protein L35p-like precursor, with the protein product MRRWWCAAGGLARCVLSSSTSAIASHARPLPAPLMPKSPSFTVPFSLSCRRHHSLQGFFHLVIASSFRPPSAHHQQVRHYAKKERSRAPLTPTKSKVKKYKMKAPSSMKFRFRTMKDGQVRRWRAGKRHNAHLKSKEAKRRLRKPALVHLAYAKVIKKLNFCG